The following proteins are co-located in the Malus sylvestris chromosome 13, drMalSylv7.2, whole genome shotgun sequence genome:
- the LOC126597061 gene encoding uncharacterized protein LOC126597061 — MADVQGLVNELATSLRKRKVEGSRETARLTAELLRTVISAQKLPSPTNQAAALIAAVRGVGQRLIAANPVELAIGNIVRRIFHIIREEELSLQVEGLSLSTQGRDRDRDEEDDKAFLSSAATSQRLLRSPSLADLLGSRAAMAPASTNQEIQGKGKVADKSPSSWTLKHNVIEAVNDLIEDIITCHEQIADLAVELIHQNEVVLTLGQSRTVKKFLCAAKKKRSFQVFVAEGAPKYLGHVLAKALAAKGLQTTMITDSSVFAMISRVNVVIVGVHAVMANGGIIAPVGTNMVALAAKKHAVPFVVVAGTHKLCPLYPNNPEVLLNDMRCPSELLSFGEFSDFVDFSIGSGASLLNIVNPSFDYVPPELVSLFVTEIGGHNPSYIYRLISDFYCADDLPRQQKPAS, encoded by the exons ATGGCGGACGTCCAAGGTCTCGTGAATGAGCTTGCTACCAGTCTCCGGAAGCG GAAAGTCGAGGGTTCACGGGAGACTGCTCGGCTAACGGCAGAATTGCTTCGGACAGTTATATCGGCACAGAAGTTGCCATCACCTACAAACCAGGCAGCTGCTCTTATTGCGGCGGTAAGAGGCGTTGGCCAGCGGCTTATTGCTGCTAATCCTGTTG AGCTTGCTATTGGGAACATCGTGAGGCGCATTTTCCATATTATTAGGGAAGAGGAGCTTTCACTTCAAGTTGAAGGGTTGTCTTTATCCACTCAAGGCAGGGATAGAGATCGTGATGAGGAAGACGATAAAGCGTTCCTCTCGTCTGCCGCGACTTCTCAAAGACTTCTGCGTTCACCTTCATTGGCTGATCTTCTTGGGAGCAGAGCCGCTATGGCACCAGCTTCAACGAATCAAGAAATCCAGGGGAAAGGCAAG GTAGCTGATAAAAGTCCAAGTAGCTGGACATTGAAGCACAATGTCATAGAGGCAGTTAATGACCTCATTGAAGATATAATAACTTGCCATGAACAGATTGCGGATCTGGCGGTGGAGCTTATACATCAAAA TGAGGTGGTACTAACTTTAGGTCAGTCAAGAACCGTGAAAAAGTTCCTATGTGCTGCGAAGAAGAAACGATCATTCCAGGTCTTTGTTGCTGAGGGTGCTCCAAA GTATCTGGGTCATGTTCTTGCAAAAGCGTTGGCTGCAAAAGGTTTGCAAACTACAATGATTACCGACTCTTCAGTTTTCGCCATGATTTCACGAGTAAACGTT GTCATAGTCGGGGTTCATGCCGTGATGGCCAATGGTGGGATCATAGCTCCTGTTGGGACGAATATGGTTGCACTTGCTGCAAAAAAGCATGCTGTTCCGTTTGTTGTGGTTGCTGGCACTCATAAG tTGTGTCCACTATATCCTAATAATCCAGAGGTTTTGCTGAATGATATGAGATGCCCATCAGAACTCTTATCTTTTGGGGAATTCTCAGATTTCGTGGATTTTAGTATCGGCAGTGGAGCTTCTCTTCTTAACATTGTTAATCCTTCATTTGATTATGTGCCACCGGAGCTAGTCAGCCTTTTTGTTACTGAAAT